A region from the Streptomyces tsukubensis genome encodes:
- a CDS encoding acyl-CoA dehydrogenase family protein, with protein sequence MAGSSASRTETDLLDRVRALHPLIRSHTASAERQRRVTREVVEALGDAGILRMNVPRHYGGYQSSLRTQVDVLSEISAACGSAGYLALSQAGSAFIAALFPDEVQDEIFTGPDVRISSTLVPGSKAVPVDGGYTVNGKSPFASGCQDADWHLLTALDDTGEGPPELLWLAIPMTELAILDDWDFSGLTGSGSNTVVARDVQVPAHRALRVGPLLEGECPSQRNSADPFYRMPVILMFCAWTAASAVGLARGALAEFGERIQQRGITYTFYQHQHEAPVTHLQFAEAEMKVSAAELLSGDLVQVIESRAAAGEPYTTAERARIRAQCGYAARLCKEAGDLVGSASGASSLHREVPVQRMVRDLNALNLHSFVNPAANLELYGRVLSGLEPDTPFL encoded by the coding sequence TTGGCCGGTTCATCAGCATCTCGTACAGAAACCGACCTCCTGGACCGCGTACGCGCGTTGCACCCGCTCATCCGCTCGCACACGGCAAGCGCCGAGCGGCAGCGGCGGGTGACGCGCGAAGTCGTCGAGGCTCTCGGGGACGCCGGAATCCTGCGGATGAACGTCCCCCGGCACTACGGGGGTTATCAGTCCTCGTTGCGCACGCAGGTCGACGTGCTGAGCGAGATCTCCGCGGCCTGCGGTTCCGCCGGGTACCTGGCGCTGAGCCAAGCCGGGTCCGCCTTTATCGCGGCACTGTTCCCCGACGAGGTCCAGGACGAGATCTTCACCGGTCCCGATGTCCGGATCAGCAGCACGCTCGTCCCGGGCTCGAAGGCCGTTCCGGTGGACGGCGGTTACACGGTGAACGGGAAGTCGCCGTTCGCGAGCGGATGCCAGGACGCCGACTGGCATCTCCTGACCGCGCTGGACGACACCGGGGAAGGCCCGCCGGAGCTGCTGTGGCTGGCGATCCCCATGACCGAGCTCGCGATCCTGGACGACTGGGACTTCTCCGGACTGACCGGGAGCGGCAGCAATACGGTCGTGGCCCGGGACGTGCAGGTGCCCGCCCATCGCGCCCTGCGGGTGGGGCCACTGCTGGAGGGGGAGTGCCCGTCACAGCGGAACAGCGCCGACCCCTTCTACCGGATGCCGGTGATACTGATGTTCTGTGCCTGGACGGCCGCGAGCGCCGTCGGGCTGGCACGCGGGGCCCTGGCGGAGTTCGGGGAGCGCATCCAGCAGCGGGGCATCACCTACACCTTCTACCAGCACCAGCACGAGGCTCCGGTGACGCATCTGCAGTTCGCCGAGGCCGAGATGAAGGTTTCCGCCGCGGAGCTGCTCTCCGGCGATCTGGTGCAGGTGATCGAATCCCGGGCGGCTGCGGGAGAGCCGTACACGACGGCGGAGCGGGCGCGGATCAGGGCGCAGTGCGGGTATGCGGCGCGGCTGTGCAAGGAGGCCGGCGATCTGGTCGGGTCCGCTTCGGGCGCCTCGTCCCTGCACCGGGAGGTGCCGGTCCAGCGGATGGTGCGGGATCTCAACGCTCTGAACCTGCATTCGTTCGTCAACCCAGCGGCCAATCTGGAGCTGTACGGCAGGGTGCTGTCGGGGCTCGAACCCGATACGCCCTTCCTCTGA
- a CDS encoding Trm112 family protein, with translation MNADDPLLDILVCPLDKGPLHLVSSSATVPSSGSGDALYNPRLRRLYPIMNRVPQLRPASGEPVSDEEHERLTRQGR, from the coding sequence ATGAACGCCGATGACCCGCTGCTGGACATCCTCGTCTGCCCGCTGGACAAGGGCCCGCTGCATCTGGTCAGCTCCTCCGCCACCGTCCCGTCGAGCGGTTCCGGTGACGCGCTGTACAACCCCCGTCTGAGACGTCTCTACCCCATCATGAACCGCGTTCCGCAGCTGCGCCCGGCATCCGGTGAGCCGGTGTCCGACGAGGAACACGAACGGCTGACCCGGCAGGGGCGGTAG
- a CDS encoding class I SAM-dependent methyltransferase gives MTTPARSGTNTKPDAGTAPRGLREFYENPAVPVASGDARSLRQARMLAAVLGPASVRPAVVLDVGCGDGTAAATAAPLLAGHRVIGVDWSQDALRRARTRLTDVVRGELSDGRLPFRSGAADAVLFSEVVEHLVDPDSALDELRRVLRPGGHLMLSTPNLAAWYNRALLLAGVQPVFSEVSLRAIHGRPGSEVVGHLRLYTARALREFVAASGFEVVRLAGAPFHGVPRPLRPLDRLACAAPSLSSILLLHARKT, from the coding sequence ATGACGACACCGGCCCGGTCCGGGACGAACACGAAACCGGACGCCGGTACCGCACCCCGAGGGCTTCGTGAGTTCTACGAGAACCCCGCCGTGCCCGTCGCCTCCGGGGACGCCCGCAGCCTGCGGCAGGCCCGGATGCTCGCCGCCGTGCTCGGCCCTGCCTCGGTCAGGCCCGCCGTCGTCCTCGACGTCGGCTGCGGTGACGGTACGGCGGCGGCCACCGCCGCGCCGCTGCTCGCCGGGCACCGCGTCATCGGCGTCGACTGGTCGCAGGACGCCCTGCGCCGGGCCCGCACCCGGCTCACCGACGTGGTGCGCGGTGAACTGAGCGACGGAAGGCTGCCGTTCAGGTCGGGCGCGGCCGACGCCGTACTCTTCAGCGAGGTCGTCGAGCATCTCGTCGACCCGGACAGTGCCCTGGACGAGCTGCGGCGCGTGCTGCGCCCCGGCGGCCATCTGATGCTGTCGACCCCGAACCTCGCCGCCTGGTACAACCGGGCCCTGCTGCTCGCCGGTGTCCAGCCCGTCTTCTCCGAGGTCAGCCTGCGTGCCATCCACGGCCGCCCCGGCAGTGAGGTCGTCGGACACCTCAGGCTCTACACGGCCCGCGCGCTGCGGGAGTTCGTGGCCGCGTCCGGCTTCGAGGTGGTCCGGCTGGCGGGCGCTCCTTTCCACGGGGTGCCGCGCCCGTTGCGGCCCCTGGACCGGCTGGCGTGCGCGGCGCCTTCGCTGTCGTCGATCCTGCTGCTGCACGCGCGGAAGACGTAG
- a CDS encoding condensation protein, translated as MTAVGGAARSLGGARPVLVPFPVVDEVERHCLRAEEPESIHIELRLPGRPDPVRLRQAFTGALRRHPRALVRQAPGPWYRRRYFWELTGEPDPGVDVVTVPAPEPGALERARERSLASAPPLAVSPPVRLELVDDPERPGGTALFLTVNHTALDGPASLRLLATAAELYGGRSSAPAAPPTRTAPGEGAAGAPGPSPWARPARVAQGSPSGGPGNGVLVADLAVPRRPPGAAYTVNDRLLVATALMIADWNRAHGAPPGPMRITMPVDDRPRGADMPMGNGTRLVQVPFTAAELASAGRGAVDELLYRTAARTRALKAVPRPQLGYGVGLLAAPVVPVAWRAVAARALRTAAGPWTSTALLSNIGRVPYALDFGDAGRADAVWFSAPTRMPRGLSVTTASSAGRLHLALRWSKALLGREDGARLLELFERHLDATENATTGYGGATEGDSR; from the coding sequence TTGACAGCTGTGGGCGGTGCCGCGCGTTCCCTCGGGGGCGCGCGGCCCGTCCTCGTCCCTTTCCCCGTCGTCGACGAGGTCGAACGGCACTGCCTCCGCGCGGAGGAGCCCGAGTCCATCCATATCGAGCTCCGGCTGCCGGGGCGGCCCGATCCGGTGCGGCTGCGGCAGGCGTTCACCGGGGCCCTCCGCCGGCATCCGCGCGCGCTGGTGCGCCAGGCGCCGGGCCCCTGGTACCGGCGCCGCTACTTCTGGGAGCTGACCGGGGAGCCCGATCCCGGGGTGGACGTGGTGACGGTTCCGGCGCCGGAGCCCGGGGCGCTGGAGCGGGCCAGGGAACGCTCGCTGGCCTCGGCTCCCCCGCTGGCGGTGTCCCCGCCGGTCCGGCTGGAGCTGGTCGACGACCCCGAACGGCCCGGCGGTACGGCGCTGTTCCTCACCGTCAACCACACTGCGCTGGACGGTCCCGCGTCGCTGCGGCTCCTGGCGACGGCCGCCGAGCTGTACGGCGGCCGGAGCAGCGCCCCGGCCGCGCCCCCGACCCGTACCGCTCCCGGGGAAGGGGCCGCGGGGGCGCCGGGCCCGTCCCCGTGGGCGCGCCCCGCCCGGGTGGCGCAGGGCAGCCCGTCCGGCGGTCCTGGCAACGGCGTGCTGGTGGCCGACCTGGCCGTACCGCGGCGCCCGCCGGGTGCCGCGTACACCGTGAACGACCGGCTCCTGGTCGCCACCGCGCTGATGATCGCGGACTGGAACCGGGCGCACGGCGCCCCACCGGGCCCGATGCGGATCACGATGCCGGTCGACGACCGGCCGCGCGGCGCCGATATGCCGATGGGGAACGGCACCCGGCTCGTCCAGGTCCCCTTCACCGCGGCCGAGCTGGCGTCCGCAGGGCGCGGCGCGGTGGATGAGCTGCTGTACCGGACCGCCGCCCGCACCCGTGCCCTCAAAGCCGTACCCCGTCCGCAACTCGGCTACGGGGTCGGGCTGTTGGCGGCCCCGGTGGTGCCGGTGGCGTGGCGTGCGGTCGCGGCCCGTGCCCTGCGGACGGCAGCGGGCCCGTGGACGTCCACGGCGCTGCTGAGCAACATCGGCCGGGTGCCGTACGCCCTGGACTTCGGCGACGCGGGCCGCGCGGACGCCGTGTGGTTCTCGGCACCCACCCGGATGCCCCGGGGCCTGAGCGTGACGACGGCGTCCAGCGCCGGGCGGCTGCATCTGGCGCTGCGCTGGTCGAAGGCGCTGCTCGGCCGGGAGGACGGGGCCAGACTGCTGGAGCTGTTCGAGCGGCACCTGGATGCGACGGAGAACGCCACGACCGGGTACGGCGGGGCGACGGAAGGAGACTCGCGATGA